A genomic window from Silene latifolia isolate original U9 population chromosome Y, ASM4854445v1, whole genome shotgun sequence includes:
- the LOC141629579 gene encoding uncharacterized protein LOC141629579, whose amino-acid sequence MGLGALTPDPISRTTSTPLVPGRNPWEQSARNAYPGMCSYMPHTPDSHLRPIVNSTPLPGSYMVPPYMSGGTPNPYGVYSVPHNQGMGVGSHVEQQLQDIRSLLSKVPGLPRPMEVATPECYADSPFVDSIALVSMPKRFTTPKMMLYDGTEDPLEHINQNKQKMMVVAATGPEKEACMCKGFGSTLSGAALQWFVNLPNKSISSFVGLVNVFNQQFASSRKPEKLSSDLYRIVQRFEESTRDYLARFNVEKISIPRCDPTTAVNAFRRGLHRNSDLYKDLTKHPCATFEEVKQMAEATYRLEEDEDRRDLYGTESSSRKITTEKKNERAKPYIKNTVNKVSGETESTEAPPKLSEYGFTTGLTGVLKAIMELGQRARWSKKPTPRENDRRDANKRCEYHNDIGHNTEYCVVLRKEVKHLYSAGCFDHLLPKGAKSGKVNTADQAQPSPPLPYSKVLSVITGGSEICGLTYSVAKRHATETKGDKPEFSLRVSKQDLLAISFDGVDIPDEAEHRHDALIITLSIGNYLVKKILVGTGSYVNLIMLETLKNMGFSEKDLVQKAVPLVGFSGETKQSFGEIVIPTFAGGMNKQVRYLVIDGPSTYNVILGRPWIHEIKAIPSMYH is encoded by the coding sequence ATGGGATTAGGAGCGCTGACTCCAGATCCCATATCAAGAACCACCAGTACGCCATTGGTACCAGGGAGAAATCCATGGGAACAGTCAGCAAGAAACGCATATCCCGGGATGTGCTCCTATATGCCACATACTCCAGACAGCCATCTCAGGCCTATTGTGAACTCAACACCATTACCTGGAAGCTACATGGTCCCTCCTTACATGTCAGGAGGAACACCAAATCCATATGGGGTCTACTCAGTACCCCACAACCAGGGTATGGGGGTAGGAAGCCATGTAGAACAACAGTTACAGGATATCAGGTCCCTACTCAGTAAGGTTCCAGGGTTACCACGTCCCATGGAGGTAGCAACCCCGGAGTGCTATGCGGATTCCCCCTTTGTGGACAGCATTGCCCTTGTCAGCATGCCAAAGAGGTTCACCACGCCAAAAAtgatgttgtatgatggaacagAGGATCCGCTGGAGCACATCAACCAGAACAAACAGAAAATGATGGTGGTTGCAGCAACAGGGCCTGAAAAGGAGGCatgtatgtgcaaaggattcggttcAACTTTGTCAGGAGCCGCACTCCAGTGGTTTGTTAACCTTCCCAACAAATCTATTTCCAGCTTCGTAGGGTTAGTGAACGTTTTCAATCAGCAGTTCGCAAGTAGTCGCAAGCCAGAAAAATTATCCAGTGATCTATACCGGATCGTCCAGAGGTTCGAGGAGTCCACCAGGGATTATCTCGCCAGATTCAATGTGGAAAAAATATCTATCCCTAGGTGCGACCCTACAACAGCAGTCAACGCCTTCAGAAGGGGATTGCATCGCAACTCTGATTTGTACAAGGATCTCACCAAGCATCCATGCGCCACCTTTGAGGAAGTTAAGCAAATGGCAGAGGCTACTTATCGCctagaggaggatgaggatagaaGGGACCTGTATGGAACAGAGTCGTCCAGCAGAAAAATCACAAcagagaaaaagaatgaaagagccaAACCTTACATCAAGAACACAGTGAACAAAGTCTCAGGAGAAACAGAGAGCACCGAGGCTCCACCTAAGCTCAGCGAGTATGGGTTCACCACTGGACTTACTGGGGTATTGAAGGCAATCATGGAGCTAGGGCAGAGGGCCAGGTGGTCCAAGAAGCCTACTCCTAGGGAGAACGACAGAAGAGATGCCAACAAGAGGTGTGAATACCACAACGATATTGGCCACAATACAGAATATTGTGTAGTACTACGAAAGGAAGTAAAGCACCTCTACAGTGCTGGATGCTTTGATCACCTGCTCCCCAAGGGGGCAAAATCTGGAAAGGTCAATACTGCTGACCAGGCCCAACCATCCCCACCTCTACCTTACTCAAAGGTTTTGAGCGTCATCACAGGGGGGTCGGAGATATGTGGTCTCACTTATTCAGTAGCAAAGCGCCATGCAACCGAGACTAAAGGAGATAAACCAGAGTTCTCTCTCAGGGTCAGTAAACAGGATCTACTAGCAATCTCATTCGATGGAGTAGACATACCCGATGAGGCAGAACACCGCCATGACGCCTTGATCATTACCCTTTCTATAGGGAATTACCTTGTTAAAAAGATATTGGTAGGTACAGGAAGCTATGTGAATCTGATAATGCTGGAAACCTTGAAGaacatggggttcagcgagaaaGACCTGGTGCAGAAGGCAGTACCCTTGGTAGGCTTTAGCGGAGAAACTAAACAATCCTTTGGAGAAATAGTGATACCTACCTTTGCAGGGGGTATGAACAAACAGGTACGGTACTTGGTCATTGATGGTCCGTCAACTTACAACGTGATACTTGGTAGGCCTTGGATCCATGAAATAAAAGCGATACCATCGATGTACCATTAG
- the LOC141633279 gene encoding uncharacterized protein LOC141633279 translates to MSTEVPYFDIAYMKGMFWVVDRKDKKRYSLRVNTDSYMKLPANGRLPETSHLLELAPPCPPARSYLIPKSLTYTLDSEAVREETTPRLIFDPPRTSPHAPSSFYVPMPSPPFDHPRHSTYAPSSSFTHEPSSYHEQPRNSMHMPSFTRGYNQPSSTYNHQYPMSDLIEKVNNSLVLRDVHEFTYNQGIRPKECPSFWSGDGDTSGVFKAYGIQPSDWGHRVPHGDGHLLGPWAGPHYTTGSFFNDTHQGVGYQENVSGDYQGNVNSTYNEEVGGVSYEGEGNVFYRSESGGGGASIWAPGLMEHNGLYINAIVEDASMNTSGDTRSEELSIQRKESPVSNQGALVQWVKGLGKRRKSSS, encoded by the coding sequence ATGAGTACGGAGGTGCCATACTTCGACATTGCCTACATGAAAGGCATGTTTTGGGTTGTGGATAGGAAAGATAAAAAGAGGTACTCATTGAGAGTGAACACGGACTCCTATATGAAGCTTCCCGCAAACGGGAGATTGCCCGAAACCTCCCACTTGCTCGAACTAGCCCCACCTTGCCCTCCGGCCCGATCCTACCTCATTCCCAAGAGTCTTACTTACACTCTTGATAGTGAAGCGGTACGAGAGGAAACAACCCCGCGACTTATTTTCGATCCTCCTAGGACTTCTCCACATGCCCCATCGTCCTTCTATGTGCCCATGCCCTCGCCGCCCTTTGATCACCCTAGACACTCCACTTACGCCCCGTCCTCTTCTTTTACGCATGAACCCTCATCGTACCACGAACAACCTAGGAACTCCATGCATATGCCATCTTTCACCAGAGGATACAACCAACCTTCATCGACTTATAACCACCAATATCCCATGTCGGACCTAATTGAAAAGGTGAACAACTCCTTGGTCCTGAGAGACGTGCACGAATTCACCTATAACCAGGGAATCAGACCGAAGGAATGTCCTAGCTTTTGGTCAGGAGATGGGGACACTTCCGGGGTATTCAAAGCCTATGGTATTCAACCCTCGGATTGGGGTCATAGAGTTCCTCACGGCGATGGACACTTGCTTGGTCCTTGGGCGGGACCGCACTATACCACCGGGAGTTTCTTTAACGATACACACCAAGGTGTAGGCTATCAAGAGAATGTGAGTGGTGACTACCAAGGTAATGTAAACAGTACTTACAACGAAGAAGTGGGAGGTGTCTCTTATGAAGGCGAGGGTAATGTTTTCTATAGAAGCGAgagtggaggaggaggagcatCTATTTGGGCACCGGGACTTATGGAGCATAATGGCCTCTACATCAACGCCATAGTGGAGGATGCATCGATGAACACCTCGGGCGATACCAGGAGTGAGGAGCTCAGCATACAGAGGAAGGAGTCACCGGTAAGCAACCAAGGAGCCTTAGTTCAGTGGGTGAAGGGGCTTGGCAAGAGGAGGAAGTCCTCTTCTTAG